The genomic region CGTTCTGCAAACAAATGGCGCACCACCTTTTCCGCCGTGTTGAAATCCGCATCGAAGCTGACCGCCGCAAACATCGCCTCCATCGCGTCCGCCAGTATCGAAGGCCGTCTGAAGCCGCCGCTCTTCAACTCGCCCGCCCCCAAGTACAGGCCGTCGCCGACATTCATTTCCGCCGCCATTTCCGCCAGCACGCCCTCATTGACCAGACTTGCCCGCAACCGCGACAACTCGCCCTCGGTCAACTTCGGAAACGCGTCAAACAGCATCCGCGCCACCGTATAATTCAAAATCGAATCGCCGACAAACTCGAACCGCTCGTTGTGCTTCGCATGATGGCTCCTGTGCGTCAAAGCCTGCCGCAAAAGCGAAATATCGCGGAACGCGTAGCCCAGTTTCTTCTGTATCGCCGCGTGTGCCTGCTGTTTCAAAACATCGTCTTTCATTACCGTCTTCCGCAAAAAACAGCCCGAATGCGTTTCCATACTCCAAAAATACAGAAACACCTTAAGGCTGCAAACGGCGCACATTGTACCACCAAACCGCCGCCGTCTGCCGACAACGCAAGAATCGTGGTAAAATCCGCAAGTTTTCCCCCAACGTATTCCCGCAATGAACGCATTTGCACAAGCACTTTCCTCGGCACTCGACCGCTGCATCGCCACCAACACCGTCGCCAAACAAAACCAGCCCGTCGGCTTCCTCTACCGCGAAGCCCCCGTTTTTGAAAACGACAGCGGCTGGCGTTTCTTCAGCGGCGACGAGACCGACGAATACACCGACGACCCGGACAACTTCAGCATCGTCAGCCTCGCCGATATCACCAAAACCAACCCTGAAACCGCCGCACTGCTCTCCCAACCTGAAGGCAGCGCGTGGGAATTGGCAGAAGACGGCACATTCCAAACCGTCGCCGACTGGCAACCTAAGGACTGACCCTTCAGACGGCATTCCGAAACCTCCGAATACCAAAGGACACTCAATGAACACCATCGCCCCCAACCTCGACGGCAAACACCTCCGCATCGGCATCGTACAGGCACGCTTCACCAACGAAATCGGCAGCGAAATGCTCAAAGTCTGCTGCCGCACCCTCCAAGAATTGGGCGTGGCAGACGAAAACATTACCGTCGCCACCGTACCCGGCGCGCTTGAAATCCCCATCGCGCTGATGAACTTTGCCTCTTCTGAAAAATTTGACGCACTGATTGCCATCGGCGTCGTTATCCGTGGCGAAACCTACCATTTCGAGCTGGTTTCCAACGAATCCGGAGCAGGGGTCAGCCGCGTCGCACTCGACTACAACATCCCGATTGCCAATGCCGTCCTGACCACGGAAAACGACGCACAGGCAATCGAACGGATTGAAGAAAAAGCCTCGGATGCCGCCAAAGTCGCCGTAGAATGCGCCAACCTCGTCAACCTCCTGCTCGAAGAACAGTTTGAAGACGAAGAATAACAAACAGGGCGTACACCGATACGCCCTTTCCGTTTCAGACGGCATACCGTGCCGCCCAACCGTTTCAAGGAAAAATCATGAAAACAGCCCGCCGCCGTTCCCGCGAGCTTGCCGTACAAGCCGTTTACCAATCCCTTATCAACCGCACCGCCGCGCCCGAGATTGCTAAAAACATCCGCGAAATGCCCGACTTTGCCAAGGCAGACGAAGAATTGTTCAACAAACTTTTCTTCGGCACGCAAACCAATGCGGCAGAGTACATCCGACAAATCCGCCCCCTGCTCGACCGCGACGAAAAAGACCTCAACCCCATCGAACGCGCCGTCCTGCTGACCGCCTGCCACGAGCTGTCCGCCATGCCCGAAACGCCCTACCCCGTCATCATCAACGAAGCCATCGAAGTAACCAAAACCTTCGGCGGCACGGACGGGCACAAATTCGTCAACGGCATCCTCGACAAACTCGCCGCCCAAATCCGTCCCGACGAGCCCAAACGCCGTTGATGCATCACAAATTTAAAGAAAGTTCTATGTCCTTATTTCTGCTTTCTTTGTTTCGTCATTCCCACGCAGGTGGGAATTTGGTTTTTTGAATTTTGGGTATTTCAAATAAATTCTGAAACTTCAATCTCGTCATTCCCGCGCAGGCGGGAATCCGGTTTTTTGAGTTGCTGCCGTTTTTGATAAACTCTGGTCGCATCGAATTTCCGGATTCCTGCCTTCGTGGGAATGGCGAAATTTGAAAATTGTGGGAATTTATCGGAAATAACCGAAACGTAACAAACTCAAACGCCGTTGACGTATCAATCAGTCAACAACACAAATGCCGTCTGAAAAACCTTTCAGACGGCATTTTGTTTCCAGCCCCATCAATACTGTACCGTCCAGCCGATTTCGCCGCCCGCGCGCATCGGGACAAGTTCGCCGTCGCCGTAGGGAATACTTGCGGGGACGGTTTGGCTTTGTTTGACGAGGGTGATCGTGTCGGTATTTTCAGGAATGCCGTAAAACCTTGCGCCGTTTTTCGAGGCGAAGGCTTCGAGTTTGTCCAACGCGCCTGCTTTTTCAAACACTTCGGCATAAAGCTCGATGGCGGTCATCGCGCTGAACATACCGGCGCAACCGCAGGCGTTTTCTTTGGCGGATTTGGCGTGCGGCGCGGAGTCGGTGCCGAGGAAGAATTTATGCGCCTTCTCGCCGGTAACG from Neisseria meningitidis harbors:
- the rnc gene encoding ribonuclease III, encoding MKDDVLKQQAHAAIQKKLGYAFRDISLLRQALTHRSHHAKHNERFEFVGDSILNYTVARMLFDAFPKLTEGELSRLRASLVNEGVLAEMAAEMNVGDGLYLGAGELKSGGFRRPSILADAMEAMFAAVSFDADFNTAEKVVRHLFAERVRRVDFQNQAKDGKTALQEALQARRFALPKYRIEEQIGHANDSMFVISCDLGELGFVCRAKGTSRKAAEQEAAKEALKWLEEKLPLKKKKK
- a CDS encoding DUF2185 domain-containing protein; translated protein: MNAFAQALSSALDRCIATNTVAKQNQPVGFLYREAPVFENDSGWRFFSGDETDEYTDDPDNFSIVSLADITKTNPETAALLSQPEGSAWELAEDGTFQTVADWQPKD
- the ribH gene encoding 6,7-dimethyl-8-ribityllumazine synthase, which codes for MNTIAPNLDGKHLRIGIVQARFTNEIGSEMLKVCCRTLQELGVADENITVATVPGALEIPIALMNFASSEKFDALIAIGVVIRGETYHFELVSNESGAGVSRVALDYNIPIANAVLTTENDAQAIERIEEKASDAAKVAVECANLVNLLLEEQFEDEE
- the nusB gene encoding transcription antitermination factor NusB translates to MKTARRRSRELAVQAVYQSLINRTAAPEIAKNIREMPDFAKADEELFNKLFFGTQTNAAEYIRQIRPLLDRDEKDLNPIERAVLLTACHELSAMPETPYPVIINEAIEVTKTFGGTDGHKFVNGILDKLAAQIRPDEPKRR